The following proteins are co-located in the Deinococcus metallilatus genome:
- a CDS encoding succinate dehydrogenase hydrophobic membrane anchor subunit has product MIRARTLTDARQQSHSNAELNWWIFMRISGLILVFLILGHIYMTFIQVSESDATFDAVVAKLQNPAWKFYDWLILLLAMLHGVNGARYSIEDYVRSRPNRAWVKGIFYTVCAVIFLLGTVGLFSI; this is encoded by the coding sequence ATGATCCGCGCCCGCACCCTCACCGACGCCCGGCAGCAGTCGCACTCCAACGCCGAGCTGAACTGGTGGATCTTCATGCGGATCAGCGGCCTGATCCTGGTCTTCCTGATCCTGGGCCACATCTACATGACCTTTATCCAGGTCAGCGAGTCCGACGCCACCTTCGACGCGGTCGTCGCCAAGCTTCAAAACCCGGCCTGGAAGTTCTACGACTGGCTGATCCTGCTGCTGGCAATGCTGCACGGCGTCAACGGCGCGCGCTACTCCATCGAGGACTATGTGCGTTCACGACCGAACCGGGCGTGGGTCAAGGGTATCTTCTATACGGTCTGTGCCGTGATTTTCCTGCTCGGCACGGTCGGCCTCTTCTCCATCTAG
- a CDS encoding succinate dehydrogenase iron-sulfur subunit, producing MPEVYPAPASDAAQGVAMMRVNVKILRYNPEKDRKAHWETYPVEAQPGDRVLDVLNWVKWYVDPSLTFRRSCAHGICGSDAMLIAGRNRLACKTLVRDVAKDGGTITVEPIRGLKVEKDLLVDMEPFFDSYRAIMPYFINESPPPPAERLQSPEQIDRISQSSNCILCACCTTSCPIFWVNGSYLGPASIVQAHRFIFDSRDQATNQRLNIMNQNTGVWRCRTAYNCTEACPRDIPITTIIEEVKRAVMYQQS from the coding sequence ATGCCTGAAGTCTACCCTGCCCCCGCCAGCGACGCCGCCCAAGGTGTGGCGATGATGCGGGTGAACGTCAAGATTCTGCGCTATAACCCGGAAAAGGACCGCAAGGCCCACTGGGAAACCTACCCGGTCGAGGCGCAGCCCGGTGACCGCGTGCTGGACGTGCTGAACTGGGTGAAGTGGTACGTAGACCCCTCGCTCACCTTCCGCCGGTCCTGTGCCCACGGCATCTGCGGCAGCGACGCAATGCTGATCGCCGGACGCAACCGCCTGGCCTGCAAGACGCTGGTGCGCGACGTGGCGAAAGACGGCGGGACCATCACCGTCGAGCCCATTCGCGGGCTGAAGGTCGAGAAGGACCTGCTGGTGGACATGGAACCCTTCTTCGACTCGTACCGGGCGATCATGCCCTATTTCATCAACGAGAGCCCGCCGCCCCCCGCCGAGCGGCTCCAGTCGCCGGAGCAGATCGACCGCATCAGCCAGTCCAGCAACTGCATCCTGTGCGCGTGCTGCACCACCTCCTGCCCGATCTTCTGGGTGAACGGCTCCTACCTGGGACCGGCCAGCATCGTGCAGGCGCACCGTTTCATCTTTGACAGCCGCGACCAGGCCACCAACCAGCGCCTGAACATCATGAACCAGAACACCGGCGTCTGGCGCTGCCGCACCGCCTACAACTGCACCGAGGCTTGCCCGCGCGACATCCCGATCACCACCATCATCGAGGAAGTCAAGCGCGCGGTGATGTACCAGCAGTCGTAG
- the sdhA gene encoding succinate dehydrogenase flavoprotein subunit, with product MHHRYDVLVVGAGGAGLMAALYAAKGNVSVACISKLYPTRSHTGAAQGGIGAALGNVTEDHWEWHMFDTVKGGDYLTDQDAAEIFSKDIIEAVYELEHMGLPFSRLPDGKIAQRKFGGHTRDFGKAAVERSCYAQDRTGHMILQTLYQQNVKAGTTFYNEFHVTDLIIENGRCCGVVAYHLATGEIHTFHAKAVILAAGGYGRVYKITSNALTLTGDLMSIYYRKGLPLEDMEFYQFHPTGLAKLGILVTEGIRGEGGILRNSSGERFMERYAPTIKDLAPRDIVSRSIITEIREGRGVGRDKDAVHIDLTHLPREVIEVKLAEITDLARTYLGQDPVKDLVAVQPTAHYAMGGIPTDVNGLCLADGQGTKVEGLYAAGEQACVSLHGANRLGTNSLGDLIVFGRRAGIAAAVYARQAEYPEMPENPEQDSVEMIARLRNASGKDNSALIRKELQESMMNNVGIFRNGPDMEKQVEIVKELKERYKNVAVTDPSVRYNSELIEAMELGFMLDCAEAATASALNRQESRGAHDREDYPERDDQNWLKHTMAYKDLGHPGNVVIGYKEVALKGYTRAFEPKPRVY from the coding sequence ATGCACCATCGTTACGACGTACTGGTGGTCGGCGCGGGCGGCGCGGGTTTGATGGCCGCCCTCTACGCCGCCAAGGGCAACGTGTCGGTTGCCTGCATCAGCAAGCTCTACCCCACCCGTTCCCACACCGGCGCGGCGCAGGGCGGCATCGGCGCGGCGCTCGGCAACGTGACCGAGGACCACTGGGAATGGCACATGTTCGACACCGTCAAGGGCGGCGACTACCTCACCGACCAGGACGCGGCGGAAATCTTTTCCAAGGACATCATCGAGGCGGTGTACGAGCTGGAGCACATGGGCCTGCCTTTCAGCCGCCTGCCCGATGGCAAGATCGCCCAGCGCAAGTTCGGCGGCCACACGCGCGACTTCGGCAAGGCGGCGGTCGAGCGCAGTTGCTACGCGCAGGACCGCACCGGGCACATGATTCTGCAAACGCTCTACCAGCAGAACGTGAAGGCCGGGACCACCTTCTACAACGAGTTCCACGTCACCGACCTGATCATCGAGAACGGGCGCTGCTGCGGCGTGGTGGCCTATCACCTGGCGACGGGCGAGATTCACACCTTCCACGCGAAGGCCGTGATTCTGGCGGCGGGCGGGTACGGGCGCGTCTACAAGATCACCTCCAACGCCCTCACGCTGACCGGCGACCTGATGAGCATCTACTACCGCAAGGGCCTGCCGCTGGAGGACATGGAGTTCTACCAATTCCACCCGACCGGCCTCGCCAAGCTGGGGATTCTGGTGACCGAAGGCATTCGCGGTGAGGGCGGTATCCTCCGCAACTCCAGCGGCGAGCGTTTCATGGAACGCTACGCGCCGACCATCAAGGACCTCGCGCCGCGCGACATCGTCTCGCGCTCGATCATCACCGAGATTCGCGAGGGGCGCGGCGTGGGGCGTGACAAGGACGCGGTCCACATCGACCTGACGCACCTCCCGCGCGAGGTGATCGAGGTCAAGCTGGCGGAGATCACCGACCTGGCGCGCACGTATCTGGGGCAGGACCCGGTGAAGGACCTCGTCGCGGTGCAGCCGACCGCGCACTACGCGATGGGCGGGATTCCCACCGACGTGAACGGCCTGTGCCTCGCGGACGGGCAGGGCACGAAGGTCGAGGGGCTGTACGCGGCGGGCGAACAGGCCTGCGTGTCGCTGCACGGCGCGAACCGCCTGGGTACCAACTCGCTGGGTGACCTGATCGTGTTCGGGCGCCGCGCGGGGATCGCTGCCGCCGTGTACGCCCGGCAGGCCGAGTACCCGGAGATGCCCGAGAACCCCGAGCAGGACAGCGTCGAGATGATCGCCCGCCTGCGGAACGCCAGCGGCAAGGACAACTCGGCCCTGATCCGCAAGGAGTTGCAGGAGTCGATGATGAACAACGTCGGCATCTTCCGCAACGGCCCGGATATGGAAAAACAGGTCGAGATCGTCAAGGAACTCAAGGAACGGTACAAGAACGTGGCGGTCACCGATCCCAGCGTCCGCTACAACAGCGAGCTGATCGAGGCGATGGAACTCGGCTTCATGCTCGACTGCGCGGAGGCCGCCACCGCCAGTGCCCTCAACCGCCAGGAATCGCGCGGCGCCCACGACCGCGAGGACTACCCCGAGCGCGACGACCAGAACTGGCTCAAGCACACGATGGCCTACAAGGACCTGGGCCACCCCGGCAATGTGGTGATCGGCTACAAGGAAGTGGCCCTCAAGGGCTACACCCGGGCCTTTGAGCCGAAGCCGCGCGTGTACTGA